From the uncultured Trichococcus sp. genome, one window contains:
- a CDS encoding sulfite exporter TauE/SafE family protein encodes MKIQIVLLISAATILVLFVCPQAKVVEKMMYVIVCLVALGASFLTLFSGFGLSTLLMPAFALFFPLEAAIAMTAVVHLANNVFKLAVVGRKADKQVLLKFALPGIVAAFAGAWLLTYFSELPPIASYDIGQREFQISVVKVVIGVLMVGFAFLELLPRFEKLAFAEKWLPLGGAVSGFFGGLSGHQGALRSAFLSKAGLDKEAFIATGVAAAFLIDLTRLSVYANHLGTIGTDADWALVAAAIVAAFAGAFVGSRLLEKMTLRVVQIIVGIMLALVGVLLAVGLI; translated from the coding sequence GTGAAGATACAAATTGTCCTGTTGATTTCCGCAGCAACTATCCTGGTCCTTTTCGTATGTCCTCAAGCAAAGGTTGTGGAAAAAATGATGTATGTGATCGTCTGCCTTGTTGCCCTCGGCGCATCTTTTTTGACGCTTTTCTCCGGATTCGGGCTGAGCACGCTGCTGATGCCGGCATTCGCGCTCTTTTTCCCTTTGGAAGCGGCTATAGCCATGACGGCGGTCGTCCATCTGGCGAACAATGTCTTTAAGCTGGCAGTGGTGGGACGGAAAGCCGATAAGCAGGTACTGCTGAAATTCGCCCTGCCCGGCATCGTTGCGGCTTTCGCGGGCGCGTGGCTGCTGACCTATTTTTCGGAATTACCGCCGATCGCATCGTATGATATCGGCCAAAGGGAGTTCCAGATTTCGGTGGTCAAGGTCGTCATCGGGGTCCTGATGGTCGGTTTTGCATTTCTGGAGTTGCTTCCGCGCTTCGAAAAGCTGGCGTTCGCTGAGAAATGGTTGCCGTTGGGCGGCGCCGTCAGCGGCTTCTTCGGCGGCCTGTCCGGTCATCAGGGTGCCCTCCGCTCCGCCTTTCTCAGCAAAGCGGGCCTTGATAAGGAAGCCTTCATCGCGACCGGCGTTGCCGCAGCCTTCTTAATTGATCTTACCCGGCTTTCCGTTTATGCAAACCATCTGGGCACCATCGGCACGGATGCCGACTGGGCGTTGGTTGCGGCTGCGATTGTTGCCGCTTTTGCGGGCGCCTTCGTCGGCTCGCGGCTTCTGGAAAAAATGACCTTGCGGGTGGTGCAGATCATCGTGGGCATCATGCTTGCCTTGGTTGGTGTTTTGCTCGCTGTCGGGCTTATCTGA